A genomic region of Sulfobacillus acidophilus DSM 10332 contains the following coding sequences:
- a CDS encoding ABC-2 type transporter (PFAM: ABC-2 type transporter~TIGRFAM: daunorubicin resistance ABC transporter membrane protein~InterPro IPR013525~KEGG: mta:Moth_2298 daunorubicin resistance ABC transporter membrane protein~PFAM: ABC-2 type transporter~SPTR: Daunorubicin resistance ABC transporter membrane protein) yields MVALRGIYVIWLREMIRFVREPMRVVGMVAQPLLYLLLVGNGLAHGFSLKSGPGINYLSSMFPGIISMSVLFTSMFSAMSIVWDREFGFLKEVLVSPVPRYGIALGKALGGASVAVLQGALLLLLAPLVHVALTWGMYFGMLGILTLIALALNGLGLLIASRMSSMQGFQVVMNFLIMPLFFLSGALYPLRGMPAWLGDLMRVDPLTYGVDALRHLVYGSGLVARMMTQFHLSTDLTVISGITVLLLGLSTWAFAGARSQ; encoded by the coding sequence ATGGTGGCTTTACGCGGAATTTACGTTATATGGTTGCGCGAAATGATTCGCTTTGTGCGCGAACCCATGCGGGTGGTCGGGATGGTGGCCCAGCCGCTCTTGTACTTGTTACTGGTCGGCAACGGGTTAGCCCATGGGTTTTCACTCAAGTCAGGCCCGGGTATCAACTATTTATCGTCCATGTTTCCCGGCATCATCTCCATGTCGGTCCTGTTTACCAGTATGTTTTCCGCCATGTCGATTGTGTGGGATCGAGAATTCGGGTTTCTCAAAGAAGTGTTGGTCAGTCCCGTTCCCCGCTATGGTATCGCGTTAGGGAAAGCGCTGGGGGGAGCGTCCGTAGCGGTGCTGCAAGGCGCATTATTGCTATTGTTGGCGCCTTTGGTCCATGTCGCGTTAACCTGGGGCATGTACTTCGGAATGCTGGGCATTTTGACCCTGATTGCCCTGGCCCTCAATGGACTCGGACTTCTCATCGCCAGCCGGATGAGCTCCATGCAAGGGTTCCAAGTGGTGATGAACTTTCTCATCATGCCGCTATTCTTTTTAAGCGGGGCACTCTACCCGTTGCGGGGGATGCCGGCTTGGTTGGGCGATTTGATGCGGGTGGATCCGCTCACGTATGGCGTCGATGCGCTCCGTCACCTGGTCTACGGCTCCGGTCTGGTCGCTCGCATGATGACTCAATTCCATCTGTCTACGGATTTGACCGTTATCTCGGGAATTACCGTGTTGTTGCTCGGGCTGTCGACTTGGGCTTTTGCCGGAGCCCGCTCGCAATAG
- a CDS encoding SNARE associated Golgi protein-like protein (PFAM: SNARE associated Golgi protein~COGs: COG0398 conserved hypothetical protein~InterPro IPR015414~KEGG: bgl:bglu_2p0890 DedA family protein~PFAM: SNARE associated Golgi protein~SPTR: DedA family protein) → MRIPSRFRWVAQWIKTHQWVGWVLAGLVVAGAGYWTISTVGSTIGIRQAFHALSDALQDLTVALGPWGPLLLILALAAHSVAFVFPMEIPTLAAFSLYGPLNGLAIVWVGSMLAATISYLIGKWLGPPVLKRWEANPRVAQLTRAIGHLNPLALILLRWISFIPFDVLNMMFGAFNVPLGRFLWTTAVGVLATNVVMAFLYHSAVHAHWTELVTGAVLVLGAGWLIWWWNQRSGQSMMSLTPEKDRFTQG, encoded by the coding sequence ATGCGCATCCCCAGTCGGTTCAGGTGGGTTGCCCAGTGGATTAAGACACACCAGTGGGTCGGATGGGTGTTGGCCGGGTTAGTCGTCGCTGGCGCGGGCTATTGGACCATATCGACGGTGGGAAGCACAATCGGGATCCGCCAGGCCTTTCATGCCTTGTCCGATGCCCTGCAGGATTTGACCGTGGCGCTGGGCCCGTGGGGACCGTTGCTGTTGATTTTGGCCTTGGCCGCCCATAGTGTGGCATTTGTGTTTCCTATGGAAATTCCTACACTGGCGGCCTTTTCCTTGTACGGGCCGTTAAATGGTTTAGCCATCGTCTGGGTGGGATCCATGCTGGCGGCCACGATTTCCTATTTGATCGGGAAATGGTTGGGCCCCCCCGTGTTGAAACGGTGGGAAGCCAACCCGCGTGTCGCCCAACTGACCCGGGCGATTGGGCATCTTAACCCCTTAGCGCTCATTTTGTTACGTTGGATCTCCTTTATTCCTTTCGATGTCCTGAACATGATGTTCGGAGCTTTTAATGTGCCCCTAGGCCGGTTTCTTTGGACGACAGCGGTAGGGGTATTGGCTACCAACGTGGTCATGGCATTTTTATATCATTCCGCGGTGCATGCCCACTGGACCGAATTGGTGACCGGTGCCGTTCTGGTGTTGGGGGCCGGGTGGCTGATTTGGTGGTGGAACCAGCGATCCGGCCAATCCATGATGTCTCTCACCCCCGAAAAGGACCGTTTTACACAGGGTTAG
- a CDS encoding major facilitator superfamily MFS_1 (PFAM: Major Facilitator Superfamily~COGs: COG2814 Arabinose efflux permease~InterPro IPR011701~KEGG: hmo:HM1_3035 major facilitator superfamily protein~PFAM: Major facilitator superfamily MFS-1~SPTR: Major facilitator superfamily MFS_1), protein MAGRGNRRRGQADQGPRPNYRALSIYLIGVFMGALDTNVLAPVFPLIIRGFHIHLTWAAWTISAYTVAYMATTVLAGAWGDRQGHRRLFVWGIGLFGIASLLAALSPNFGVFMLARVIQGMGAGIVYPNAQAEGIREFPVERRGMALGIFGAVFGLASVLGPVLGGFLGQYFGWPAVFLINVPIAVIVLAMSRRLPVSAVRERPVPDVWGGISFAAFLSAGLLTVMVSGIWRLAFLVLALVLLGGFIQRQRRVAVPFLDTVPLRSRAGSAMMVGAGLIGLDMSAAVFVPTLVQRTLHFTVLSSGLALLPAAFSGAVFSGAGGVMSDRTGPRRVLMMGLVAGAIGGLLLAWQPLTLTRFIIAMIVLGIGTAFTMGAPLNRMALALYREEQSGEALSLVAVFRGLGLAAGPVILTTAAQMHGFTGMFGSVMVASLVGVVAFLFVPDVRPAKRMVEAPSES, encoded by the coding sequence ATGGCGGGTAGAGGCAATCGACGACGCGGACAAGCCGACCAGGGGCCACGGCCGAACTATCGGGCGTTGTCCATCTATCTCATCGGGGTCTTTATGGGGGCCTTGGATACCAATGTGTTGGCGCCGGTGTTTCCGCTGATTATCCGGGGCTTCCACATTCATTTGACGTGGGCGGCGTGGACAATTTCGGCTTATACGGTCGCATATATGGCGACGACGGTTTTGGCCGGGGCTTGGGGAGACCGGCAAGGGCATCGGCGTCTTTTTGTCTGGGGCATTGGTCTCTTTGGAATTGCCTCGCTGTTGGCCGCCCTTTCGCCCAATTTCGGCGTCTTTATGCTGGCCCGGGTGATCCAAGGGATGGGCGCCGGCATTGTCTATCCCAACGCGCAAGCCGAAGGTATCCGAGAGTTTCCGGTAGAACGGCGTGGGATGGCGCTCGGTATCTTCGGGGCCGTATTTGGGCTGGCCAGTGTGCTCGGTCCGGTTCTGGGCGGCTTTTTGGGCCAATATTTCGGTTGGCCGGCCGTTTTTCTCATTAACGTACCGATTGCCGTTATTGTGCTGGCGATGAGTCGGCGGTTGCCGGTTTCGGCGGTGCGGGAGCGGCCGGTGCCCGACGTTTGGGGTGGGATCAGCTTTGCGGCGTTTTTGTCGGCCGGTCTTTTGACCGTGATGGTCAGCGGGATCTGGCGGCTGGCCTTTTTGGTGCTTGCCCTCGTATTATTGGGCGGATTTATTCAACGTCAGCGGCGGGTGGCGGTACCTTTCTTGGATACGGTTCCGCTTCGCAGTCGCGCCGGTAGCGCTATGATGGTCGGTGCCGGCCTGATTGGTCTGGACATGTCGGCCGCCGTATTCGTGCCGACTTTGGTCCAACGGACTCTTCACTTTACGGTGTTGTCGTCAGGATTGGCCCTGTTGCCGGCCGCCTTTAGCGGGGCCGTGTTTTCCGGGGCCGGCGGCGTCATGTCGGACCGGACGGGCCCGCGCCGGGTTTTGATGATGGGGTTGGTGGCCGGAGCGATCGGGGGTCTTCTTCTCGCGTGGCAACCTTTGACACTCACTCGGTTTATCATCGCGATGATTGTGCTGGGCATCGGTACCGCCTTTACCATGGGGGCGCCGTTAAATCGGATGGCCTTGGCGCTATACCGAGAGGAGCAATCCGGCGAAGCCTTGTCGCTCGTGGCCGTCTTTCGGGGGTTGGGACTGGCCGCCGGTCCGGTGATTTTGACCACCGCCGCCCAAATGCATGGATTTACCGGAATGTTCGGCAGTGTCATGGTCGCCTCGTTGGTGGGGGTCGTGGCATTTTTGTTCGTACCCGACGTCCGGCCTGCCAAACGGATGGTGGAAGCCCCCAGCGAATCTTAG
- a CDS encoding Carboxymethylenebutenolidase (PFAM: Dienelactone hydrolase family~COGs: COG0412 Dienelactone hydrolase~InterPro IPR002925~KEGG: aac:Aaci_2579 carboxymethylenebutenolidase~PFAM: Dienelactone hydrolase~PRIAM: Carboxymethylenebutenolidase~SPTR: Carboxymethylenebutenolidase), producing MDLNTEWMSIPVDNQSMNGYVAVPARAAEHPLPVVLVIQEIWGVDEHIQDMTRRFATAGYRAVAPDLYSLGEKHPALTPERIQWVKQFLDTMPPTGWANPEIREQYGAKEPEPRQSGIRETLGKLFAPRDNQAYARQLAAWVDHFADQNLPVVSVGYCMGGQLSFLLATKTKRLKAAVCNYGMAPEPDDMAHIACPVYGFYGGTDHRIIDLVPGVAEAMAKLGKTFHYKIYPEAGHAFFNDSRVSYHPDAARDGWAETLAFFAHALPQTALAGS from the coding sequence ATGGATTTAAACACCGAATGGATGAGTATTCCCGTTGATAACCAATCGATGAACGGGTACGTAGCCGTGCCGGCCCGCGCCGCAGAGCATCCTCTGCCGGTAGTTCTGGTCATTCAGGAAATTTGGGGAGTCGATGAACATATCCAAGATATGACACGCCGTTTTGCCACCGCAGGTTACCGGGCAGTGGCACCCGACCTGTACTCTCTCGGCGAAAAGCACCCTGCCCTCACGCCGGAGCGAATTCAATGGGTGAAACAATTTCTCGACACCATGCCGCCGACCGGCTGGGCTAATCCCGAAATCCGCGAACAATACGGGGCCAAAGAACCCGAACCCCGCCAAAGCGGGATTCGCGAAACGTTAGGCAAACTCTTTGCGCCGCGGGACAATCAAGCCTATGCACGCCAATTGGCCGCCTGGGTTGACCATTTTGCGGATCAAAACCTGCCGGTCGTCAGTGTCGGATACTGTATGGGGGGCCAGCTTTCCTTTTTGCTGGCGACCAAAACCAAGCGCCTGAAAGCGGCCGTCTGCAACTATGGCATGGCTCCGGAGCCGGACGATATGGCGCACATCGCGTGCCCGGTCTACGGCTTTTATGGCGGAACCGACCACCGGATTATCGATTTGGTGCCGGGTGTTGCCGAAGCCATGGCCAAGCTGGGCAAAACCTTTCACTATAAAATTTATCCGGAAGCCGGACATGCCTTTTTTAACGACAGTCGGGTGTCGTATCACCCGGATGCGGCCCGGGACGGCTGGGCCGAAACTCTCGCCTTCTTCGCGCATGCGCTGCCTCAAACCGCTCTGGCCGGATCGTAA
- a CDS encoding Inosine/uridine-preferring nucleoside hydrolase (PFAM: Inosine-uridine preferring nucleoside hydrolase~COGs: COG1957 Inosine-uridine nucleoside N-ribohydrolase~InterPro IPR001910~KEGG: pjd:Pjdr2_3298 inosine/uridine-preferring nucleoside hydrolase~PFAM: Inosine/uridine-preferring nucleoside hydrolase~SPTR: Inosine/uridine-preferring nucleoside hydrolase) yields MTIPVILDVDTGIDDAWAIWSALRSPVLTVLGITTGYGNADVETTTRNTLLITELANADVPVVPGAAKPLWTPWEGPVPDFHGHNGLGDAELPPVFRKPTPGDAAQFIRETVRAHPGHMTIITVARLTNLARALLYDPELAPMIRQLVVMGGAAFCPGNVTPVAEANIWGDPEAAQLVLSAGIPTILVGLDVTHQARLTRDMVEGMRRNDPASQLFYQATRFYLEAYRRISPVFEDWCPIHDALAVFVAEDPGLVQTERYPVAIETTGRLTRGMTVVDSRSGPYPPSPVEVAVGLDEPRFLNAFLSRSGFFPNPV; encoded by the coding sequence GTGACAATTCCTGTCATTCTCGATGTGGATACGGGCATTGATGATGCTTGGGCGATTTGGAGCGCTTTACGGTCGCCCGTTCTCACGGTTCTCGGCATTACCACCGGATATGGCAATGCGGACGTCGAAACGACCACCCGCAATACCCTCTTGATTACCGAACTGGCCAACGCCGACGTTCCGGTAGTGCCGGGCGCCGCAAAGCCGCTTTGGACCCCTTGGGAGGGTCCGGTACCGGACTTTCATGGCCATAACGGACTGGGGGATGCCGAGTTGCCGCCGGTCTTTCGGAAGCCGACGCCTGGCGATGCCGCCCAATTTATTCGGGAGACGGTCCGGGCCCATCCGGGACACATGACCATCATTACCGTCGCCCGGCTGACGAACTTAGCCCGTGCCCTGCTTTACGACCCGGAGCTGGCGCCCATGATTCGACAACTGGTCGTCATGGGGGGTGCCGCCTTTTGTCCCGGCAACGTTACTCCGGTGGCCGAAGCCAATATCTGGGGTGACCCGGAAGCCGCCCAACTGGTGTTGTCGGCGGGCATCCCGACCATACTGGTCGGTCTCGATGTGACCCATCAAGCCCGGCTCACTCGGGACATGGTGGAAGGCATGCGTCGTAACGATCCCGCGAGCCAACTCTTTTATCAGGCCACCCGCTTCTATCTTGAAGCATATCGCCGGATCTCGCCGGTGTTCGAAGACTGGTGCCCCATCCACGACGCCTTAGCCGTTTTTGTCGCGGAAGATCCCGGCCTGGTGCAAACCGAGCGCTACCCGGTCGCCATCGAAACCACAGGCCGCCTCACACGCGGGATGACGGTAGTCGATAGCCGATCGGGTCCGTATCCTCCGTCGCCCGTCGAGGTGGCGGTGGGACTGGATGAACCTCGATTTTTAAACGCCTTTTTGTCTCGCAGCGGATTTTTCCCTAACCCTGTGTAA
- a CDS encoding thioredoxin reductase (PFAM: Pyridine nucleotide-disulphide oxidoreductase~TIGRFAM: thioredoxin-disulfide reductase~COGs: COG0492 Thioredoxin reductase~InterPro IPR013027:IPR005982~KEGG: aac:Aaci_0887 thioredoxin reductase~PFAM: FAD-dependent pyridine nucleotide-disulphide oxidoreductase~PRIAM: Thioredoxin-disulfide reductase~SPTR: Thioredoxin reductase;~TIGRFAM: Thioredoxin reductase) has translation MPTEQVIILGTGPAGYTAAIYAARANLSPLVIEGEEPGGQLMLTTEVENFPGFPEGILGPDLMENMKKQAEKFGARFEYGRASSVDLSQRPFRVVVDESTEYTTEALIIATGASAKLLEIPGEAELIGRGVSTCATCDGFFFQNKPIIVVGGGDSAMEEALFLTKYASEVTIVHRRDTLRASKVMQERAHQNPKIRWQMNRTPVEVLAQNGKVSGLRVRNNETGALEDLPADGIFVSIGHRPNTEFLGGQLALDPVGYIQVDGVSTYTSVEGVFACGDVADPRYRQAITAAGSGCRAAMDVERWLESIHHQAGQLTHS, from the coding sequence ATGCCAACGGAACAGGTAATCATTCTCGGTACCGGTCCGGCCGGCTATACGGCCGCAATCTATGCCGCGCGGGCCAACTTGTCGCCCTTAGTGATTGAAGGCGAAGAACCCGGTGGGCAACTGATGCTCACGACAGAGGTGGAAAATTTTCCGGGATTCCCGGAAGGCATTTTAGGCCCGGACTTGATGGAAAACATGAAAAAACAGGCCGAAAAGTTCGGGGCCCGCTTTGAATACGGACGCGCTTCGAGCGTTGACTTGTCTCAACGCCCCTTTCGGGTGGTGGTGGACGAAAGCACCGAATATACCACCGAAGCGCTCATTATTGCCACCGGGGCCAGTGCCAAATTACTAGAAATTCCCGGTGAAGCCGAGCTCATTGGCCGTGGGGTCTCCACCTGTGCCACCTGTGACGGGTTTTTTTTCCAAAACAAACCCATCATCGTGGTGGGAGGCGGCGATTCCGCCATGGAAGAAGCCCTGTTCTTGACCAAATATGCGTCCGAAGTGACCATCGTCCACCGGCGGGATACTCTACGGGCATCCAAAGTCATGCAAGAACGCGCCCACCAAAACCCCAAGATTCGGTGGCAAATGAATCGCACGCCCGTTGAAGTGCTGGCGCAAAACGGCAAAGTCAGCGGGCTTCGCGTACGGAATAACGAAACGGGAGCGCTCGAAGATTTGCCTGCCGACGGCATTTTCGTATCGATAGGCCACCGGCCCAATACCGAATTTCTCGGAGGCCAATTGGCGCTTGATCCGGTGGGTTATATTCAGGTGGACGGGGTCAGCACCTACACCAGTGTCGAAGGGGTATTCGCGTGCGGCGACGTGGCCGATCCGCGCTACCGCCAAGCTATTACCGCCGCCGGCAGCGGCTGTCGGGCTGCCATGGATGTGGAACGCTGGCTGGAATCGATCCACCATCAGGCGGGTCAGTTGACCCATTCCTAA
- a CDS encoding 2'-5' RNA ligase (PFAM: 2',5' RNA ligase family~TIGRFAM: 2'-5' RNA ligase~COGs: COG1514 2'-5' RNA ligase~InterPro IPR014051:IPR004175~KEGG: tam:Theam_1280 2'-5' RNA ligase~PFAM: Phosphoesterase, HXTX~SPTR: 2'-5' RNA ligase;~TIGRFAM: 2',5' RNA ligase): protein MRSVAGNPTVRLFVGSLLASADRQPFVEYQAALRHAGWQGAFVRPETLHLTYAFLGDTPVSAISEVIQRIEAVLPRQSLPVLWDVTGTFGPRARPRVLWAGSRRPALGLIEWARRIGDVLGPWIATSPGAWTPHVTLLRIKHVPDSSMRPVWHPFTTRVTAIQLIESRLTPDGPVYRVLTDFSLND, encoded by the coding sequence GTGAGGAGTGTGGCCGGGAATCCGACCGTCCGCCTGTTTGTCGGGAGCCTTCTGGCATCGGCGGATCGGCAACCGTTTGTGGAGTATCAGGCCGCTTTACGACATGCCGGTTGGCAGGGCGCGTTTGTCCGACCCGAAACGCTCCACCTCACCTATGCGTTTTTGGGCGATACGCCGGTGTCGGCGATTTCGGAGGTGATCCAGCGCATAGAGGCGGTGCTTCCTCGTCAATCGCTGCCCGTTTTGTGGGATGTGACAGGGACTTTCGGGCCTCGCGCCCGTCCTCGGGTGCTCTGGGCGGGTAGCCGACGGCCCGCTCTTGGGTTAATCGAGTGGGCCCGACGCATCGGCGACGTTCTTGGCCCTTGGATCGCCACCTCCCCCGGCGCTTGGACACCTCACGTGACTCTCTTACGCATTAAACACGTTCCGGATTCTTCTATGCGGCCGGTCTGGCACCCTTTCACCACCCGGGTCACGGCTATCCAGCTGATTGAAAGCCGGTTGACGCCGGACGGCCCGGTCTACCGCGTGTTGACGGACTTCTCCCTGAACGACTAA
- a CDS encoding daunorubicin resistance ABC transporter ATPase subunit (PFAM: ABC transporter~TIGRFAM: daunorubicin resistance ABC transporter ATP-binding subunit~COGs: COG1131 ABC-type multidrug transport system ATPase component~InterPro IPR003439:IPR005894:IPR003593~KEGG: mta:Moth_2297 daunorubicin resistance ABC transporter ATP-binding subunit~PFAM: ABC transporter-like~PRIAM: Phosphonate-transporting ATPase~SMART: ATPase, AAA+ type, core~SPTR: Daunorubicin resistance ABC transporter ATP-binding subunit;~TIGRFAM: Daunorubicin resistance ABC transporter ATP-binding subunit), translating to MADRILVENLVKRFGSVEAVRGVSFQVGAREVFGFLGPNGAGKTTTIKMLSTLLEPTSGHLSIDGVDVMRERQRVRQMIGLVFQEPTLDERLTGWENLLFHGLLYGLSAADTKRRADPLLDMVGLSDRAHSLVRTYSGGMKRRLELVRGLIHRPKVLFLDEPTVGLDPQTRAQVWDYIVRLKDTEDTTIFVTTHYLDEAERCERVAIMDHGQIVALGTPEELKRRLGHEEIRLTTPPVDSGLEEQWREQLGSALSGGEGRWIYQTDNAGHDAAHVVSVMGEAIRQMEIRRPTLEDVFLHLTGREIREEGPAPTMAPPGWRRGR from the coding sequence ATGGCAGACCGTATCCTGGTAGAGAACTTGGTCAAACGGTTTGGCTCCGTTGAGGCGGTGCGCGGCGTCAGCTTTCAAGTGGGTGCACGAGAGGTGTTTGGCTTTTTGGGTCCCAACGGCGCCGGTAAAACGACCACCATTAAAATGCTCTCGACGTTGTTGGAGCCGACCTCCGGCCACTTATCGATCGATGGCGTGGACGTCATGCGTGAACGCCAACGGGTTCGGCAAATGATTGGGTTGGTCTTTCAAGAACCGACGCTGGATGAACGCCTGACCGGGTGGGAAAACCTCTTGTTTCATGGGCTTTTGTACGGGCTGTCGGCGGCCGATACGAAGCGGCGGGCCGACCCCCTGTTGGATATGGTGGGGCTGAGTGATCGCGCGCATAGTCTGGTGCGTACGTACTCGGGCGGCATGAAACGGCGGCTGGAACTGGTGCGGGGGCTCATTCATCGACCGAAAGTCCTCTTTTTGGATGAACCCACCGTCGGGCTTGATCCGCAGACGCGGGCGCAGGTCTGGGATTACATTGTGCGTTTGAAAGACACGGAAGACACGACGATTTTTGTGACGACCCATTACTTGGATGAGGCCGAACGCTGTGAACGGGTAGCCATTATGGATCATGGTCAAATTGTGGCGTTGGGGACACCGGAAGAATTAAAACGGCGTCTCGGGCATGAAGAAATTCGGTTGACGACGCCCCCCGTAGATTCCGGACTGGAAGAACAGTGGCGCGAGCAATTGGGAAGTGCGCTAAGTGGCGGGGAGGGTCGGTGGATCTATCAAACGGATAACGCCGGACATGATGCCGCCCACGTCGTATCGGTCATGGGAGAGGCTATTCGCCAAATGGAAATTCGTCGGCCCACATTGGAAGACGTGTTTTTGCATTTGACGGGACGGGAAATTCGGGAAGAGGGGCCGGCTCCGACGATGGCACCGCCCGGATGGCGGAGGGGGCGATAG
- a CDS encoding small acid-soluble spore protein alpha/beta type (PFAM: Small, acid-soluble spore proteins, alpha/beta type~InterPro IPR001448~KEGG: tmr:Tmar_1367 small acid-soluble spore protein alpha/beta type~PFAM: Small acid-soluble spore protein, alpha/beta-type~SPTR: Small acid-soluble spore protein alpha/beta type): MAQGSTTGNRALVRGAERALDQFKYEVAREIGVTGIEDGYWGEIPSRQCGAVGGQMVRKMIEMAEQQLAGRSR, translated from the coding sequence GTGGCCCAAGGAAGCACAACGGGAAATCGCGCATTGGTGCGCGGCGCGGAGCGCGCTTTAGACCAGTTCAAGTATGAAGTGGCCCGAGAAATCGGTGTAACGGGCATTGAGGACGGCTATTGGGGGGAGATCCCTTCGCGTCAATGCGGTGCCGTCGGCGGACAAATGGTTCGCAAAATGATTGAGATGGCCGAGCAGCAATTGGCCGGACGCTCTCGATAA
- a CDS encoding oxidoreductase domain protein (PFAM: Oxidoreductase family, NAD-binding Rossmann fold~COGs: COG0673 dehydrogenase and related protein~InterPro IPR000683:IPR004104~KEGG: gtn:GTNG_1816 oxidoreductase~PFAM: Oxidoreductase, N-terminal; Oxidoreductase, C-terminal~SPTR: Oxidoreductase) has protein sequence MGIRLGIMGAARIAEQQVIPAARRTADFQVTAFASQTPASRKRWQDQFPELRAFSDYEALITADEVDALYIALPNALHVSWALRALAVGKPVLLEKPAALTAQDAEVLRERANQSGTVVMEAFMYQFHPQFQWLSRALRSGLIGSVRHLYAEFAFLLTHPKDIRMQPALGGGSFWDVGCYTVHITRQLLGAPQAVFARRIDGPTGVDIHMAVQLIYPDKTASLRAGFDSADVQGVRVVGTGGELGLTHPFRPDMGEAQQWHNQTVDVVPPADLYGLELRAFLAAIRDPGGLGQTYLNDLVEQARLMEAVIRASQAEALQSF, from the coding sequence ATGGGCATCCGATTGGGGATTATGGGCGCGGCGAGGATTGCCGAACAACAGGTCATCCCGGCCGCCCGCCGGACGGCGGACTTTCAGGTGACGGCTTTTGCCAGTCAAACCCCGGCAAGTCGCAAGCGGTGGCAGGATCAGTTTCCCGAGTTGAGGGCCTTTAGCGACTATGAGGCGTTGATCACTGCCGACGAGGTGGATGCCCTCTACATTGCATTGCCGAACGCGCTCCATGTTTCGTGGGCCCTTCGGGCGCTTGCCGTCGGCAAACCGGTGCTGTTGGAGAAACCGGCGGCTTTAACCGCTCAGGACGCAGAGGTTTTACGGGAGCGTGCGAATCAGTCGGGTACGGTTGTTATGGAAGCTTTCATGTATCAGTTTCATCCGCAATTTCAGTGGCTTTCCCGTGCCTTACGGTCGGGGCTGATTGGCTCGGTACGGCATCTATATGCGGAATTCGCGTTTTTGTTGACTCACCCGAAAGACATCCGGATGCAACCGGCACTCGGGGGCGGAAGTTTTTGGGACGTCGGTTGTTATACCGTGCATATTACCCGGCAACTTCTTGGGGCGCCACAAGCGGTGTTTGCGCGCCGAATCGATGGGCCTACCGGTGTGGACATCCATATGGCGGTGCAACTCATCTATCCCGATAAGACGGCCTCGCTTCGGGCCGGTTTCGATTCGGCGGATGTCCAGGGGGTCCGTGTGGTGGGGACAGGCGGTGAACTCGGCCTGACGCACCCCTTTCGGCCCGATATGGGGGAAGCTCAGCAATGGCATAACCAGACGGTGGACGTGGTTCCGCCGGCGGATTTATACGGGCTGGAACTCCGGGCGTTTTTAGCCGCGATTCGCGATCCGGGAGGACTCGGACAAACTTATCTGAACGATTTGGTGGAACAGGCCCGGCTGATGGAAGCGGTGATACGGGCTAGTCAAGCCGAGGCATTGCAATCGTTTTAG